The Mixophyes fleayi isolate aMixFle1 chromosome 1, aMixFle1.hap1, whole genome shotgun sequence genome includes a region encoding these proteins:
- the LOC142149711 gene encoding protein FAM32A-like, with protein MYICGTCSSYGDIFTWELESEMADYESAQRGRLKLKGIGDISMGKKKKKAKDKNKMMQQILTNKNNEVEKKKLALDKRTPAQLAFEKMQEKRQMERILKKASKTHKQRVEDFNRHLDTLTEHYDIPKVSWTK; from the exons ATGTACATTTGTGGAACGTGCTCAAGCTACGGCGACATTTTTACCTGGGAATTGGAGAGTGAGATGGCGGACTACGAGAGCGCTCAGAGAGGACGTTTAAAATTGAAAGGAATCGGCGATATCAGTATGGGAAAGAA AAAAAAGAAAgctaaagataaaaataagatgatgCAACAAATTTTGACCAACAAGAATAATGAGGTGGAAAAGAAGAAGCTGGCTTTAGATAAGAGAACACCAGCTCAACTTGCTTTTGAAAAAATGCAAGAGAAAAGA caaaTGGAAAGAATCTTAAAGAAGGCttcaaaaacacacaaacaaagagTAGAG GATTTTAATCGGCATTTGGATACACTAACAGAACATTACGACATTCCTAAAGTCAGCTGGACTAAATAA